The DNA region CAACACGTATAGATTAAAAAACAAAGTTCTTTAAAAAAACTACAGAGCTCATAAACCTAAAGCAAACCACATGCAATGCTCTTCTCAACCTGGATAATGTATGAGCTGTTCCAACTACAATGTATCTAACCACAGACGTCTAAGCAAGGAAGAAAGTTGAAGATACCTGAGAAGCACATCAGAGAGAGCATTGGCTCCAGAAGGAACATGAACAATGTGGCTACCGTCATTATTATTAACAGCTGCAAGAAGGGCCTCCAGTTTCTGAGGCttttcctcatcatcatcatctccaaaATTGACAATGTCAAGAGAGACACTATTCTTCTTGAGCCTTTTCCCAACAACCTCCAATGCCTTCTTTTCATACTTGATTGggctaaaagaaaaaaaaaaagaatcacaaCACAAACATCAGATACctgtaatattaataaaaagaacaaacaaaagcACACAACAAGAAAGTGAGTAAGTACCTTCCAGCGAAAACTATAATCCTTTGGCGTTGATTCTTGTTCTGACGATGCTTAAGAGCTAGCTGAGCAATCTGGATCGCTGCTGTTAAGTTAATCTCTCCTCCCACATCCAGCCCTGAAGAGATTGGATCAAGTTAGCAAAACTGAAGTTCTAAAAAAAAACACCCCTTCCAGTTGCTTTCAGTAGACACTTACCGTGCATACACGCAAGAATCTTGCCAAGATCAGAGGTAGGAGTTGTCAAAACTCTAACTCCTTTCCCTGCCATCGTCAAGATCCCCACAGTGTTCTCCGGATTCGACTGCAATTGCAAAAACGAAAGATCCCTAAATAACAGCCAAAAGGAACAatccaaaaccctaattgaatcaaagtgttcaACTTTACCTGGGTTTTGGCCCCACAGAGAAGATTGACAGCTTCGGTTTGAGCCTGTAACCTAGATGGAGAGTAATCTCCGTTTCGCATCCACTCGGAGTTGTCGATGCAGATCATAGTCGCCTACGCATAAAATCAAAACACAGCGAAATCAAAACAAGGAGAGATCGATGAAGAGATCGAAATCAGAATTCGAAAATCACCTCGAGAACCATTgtgtcgagagagagagagaagcttcTTCTTCAAATTGCGTCGCCGTAGAGAGAAAGTCAGGTACCTTCTGGAGATTTAGACCGACGATAAGCGCTTTGTGCttcttaatattttactttCCTCTTTTAAGATCcttgtatttttgtttattttagtttttgccACAATTTACTCGATGGTAACAATTTTGCCCACATTGGGGGTTGATATTTGGTTTAtagaaaaaacagaacaaattGAAATATAGACCACCACATAGGAACGGGCTTATTTGTCCGGGAATCGGACAACCGAACCAAACCTAAAAACAAAAGTTTACTCAGGTTTTGATCCTATATTTTCAGAATTGAAAAACTGAAAACGAACCAAATATATATCCGAATTTTTcgctgataaaaaaaattatccaaatttttataataaattttgtatacttataaatatttaattttaaaacgatcaaatattttcaaaaatattatgaataaacCAGATTATGTAAAACTGAATGATCCAAatatatttatccaaaatatttaaaattatttatatacccAAATATTTATCAGAAAATCTGAAAACtcatttttaaatcaaaaaactcaaatttttaattttttaatccaTTCCACCGGTTAACTGAATCTAAACCGCATTTTTTAAATACCCAAACAGATTCTATATATCTAGAATCAGAAAACCGAATACcaaataaaccaaaccaatacCCAAATACACCACCTTACAGTTTATTCCTAAAACTCTTgacttttattcaaaattacCCAATATAATCCTCATGATACAAACGACAATTCACCAGATCCACTCTACTCAGGAATTTACAATGGTGAAAAacaaattgttaaaaaaaaaaaaaaaaacaagccgAGACAATATTGGGATATCATGTTCTTCTTCTATGGATTAAGAGCATTTGGGATGAGGGCAGATCTTGAGCTTCTGCTGATCGGCAAGTGAACATACACCTCGTGAACTTCCTGCTTACACACATCTCCCTTGTCTCGATCTATAGCGTAACATACATAGATCGTGTCTATCACATTATCAAGAACATGTACAAAGAAAGCCAAGACCACAGTCAGCAAGAGCCACGCCAGAATAGCCACCAAGTACGAATCTACACCCAAGCTACTCACTCCTCTCAGAACAACCCACGTCTGGTTTAGTCATCAAACACCCGCAAAATTAGTAAAACTCAAAGGTTTTGGTTAGTAGTGACTGAGAATAagcacaagtttttttttttaatactcacCGCGACCGCATAAGCGGCTGAGAGGACAAAGACAATCCCGGTTAGGATTCTAGTGGAAACCGTTTCCACAAAAACAGCTGAGAGCAGGTTGCGTCTTAACAGCTCGTAAGTCATTTTGGCAGAGGTGCAATAAGATTCGCCTGTTATCGCAGCAAAGTTGATGGTGAACTTGTTGAGATAGTCAAAAGCTCCAAGCAAAGCGTTTGCGCAGCATCGGAGAACAAAGTTGACCATGCCTTGCGTGTTCTCTTCTCTCGCGTTGTCCACAATGGCTCGGACAACACGGACAACGCCTATGAGTATTCCTGACAGACATATTGTACCAAAGGATTGACCAAATGCGTTCCTGAAGAGAGACAACAGAGATGTGAAACCAGAGTAAGACTCAGCACAACATATTCAGAGACTAGTACAGttttggttctgtttttttttttttttttccagaatttgcttttatcttttcaaattcaaagtAACAACACAACTAAGAGCATGATTAACCCTGGTCTCTTAACCGGGATTATTAACTCATGatatgacattttttttttttctacatttTTCGGCTAAAagatggtttttatatttcttatttagGAGCCAGTTCTTACCTTTtcttagttaatttttttaaaaaaagctAAAAAACCGTCTCTTAAGCAAAGCTAAGAACCCCAGTTAACAGACCGGGGTTAATCATGGTCAAGACCTTAAAACAAGACCTTCCTACACtcaaatctaaaacaaaaaccACAAGAAAATAGTGACACAAACTTAAATTTTGAACTAAGAGCCATCATGTGTAAGCAAAAACACTGCACAGAAACtaaacgaatcaaaagacatTGTGTGGAGGAATCACAATCACCTCAAAGAGCTCCGTATACATTTCTTAGGCAACGAGTCATCCTTGGAGAAATACCACTGAGCAATAGCTCCACTGATAACATAAACTTGCATTTCCACCATAACAGCAAGAGACCAGATCATAGTCAAAACAGCAAGAGCGTAATAAGCAGGAACCCAAGAATCTTCCTTCCACTCACAAAAgtatccaccaccaccaccatccaCCTCCTTGGGCACAAACTCGCCGTTAAACCTAGcaaacaccaagaacaccacaATCGGCGCATAGTACACCACCAACCCGAGGATGAGGAACGGCAACACGACAAAAAGCTTCAAGTTTTCGGACAAGGCATCCGAGGCGACGCCGATGATCTGGATAGTGAGCTCGATCCTGTGCCAGTTCGCTACTATGATCCAGACGAggatcccgacgatcaagaAAACGAAGACGAGGATGAAGATTCTGTAGGGTAGAGGGAGGGCGTCGCTGCAAGAAGAGGAGAGAGTACAAGCGACGAACCAGTAGAGATTGAAGAAGACTGGGAACAAGACAAAGAGAGGTAAACAAGCGTAGACTATCTGCTTAGTGTAGTGTTTTAGCAGAAGCAGGAGGAGGAAACAAAAGGGTGCGCTTAGAACCAGCGTCACGACAAGGGTCCAGATCAAATCCTTCTCGAAGACCGGATCAGAGGCCCAGAAACCATTCGAAACACTCGTGGATACTTTGACGCAAGAGCTGGAGGAGAGGTCGTAGGTGAAGGAAGAGGGGTTGCCGTAATCAGTGTTCCTGTGGAAAATCGAGAAGACGCCGAGACCGAAGGTGGAGAAGACGAAGAGGTCGAAGAGGAGAAGGAAAGTGATGTCTTTGAAAGGTCTGGGACCGAAGTTGTAAGAGATCTGGAGAAACTGTgtcgggtcggattcgggatCACTTCGACGCGGGGAATCGAGAGCGGAGGACGTGGAGGGTTTGGAGAGAAGAGGGGAGGAGGGGTCGTAGATCGCGGCGAATTTTGTGGGGTCGCCGTCGTCTGCAGCCATGGTCGGAGATATAGAGAGGTGATAAAGCTCAGCCTCTCTGGAGAAGATGAGCTAAAAAGTGGAGAAGGTGGTGACAGTAGCAGAAGACGACGAGACGAGAATTATCATTTGCGGTTAATCACAGTTAATTAGTAAAACTACGACCACCGCCCAAGCGGCGAAGCGAAGATGATCGCCACCAGaaattctttataatttttttaaaaaataattacgTATTAGACCGTCCAAAAAGTAATGTAATGAAAATGACTTTTATTACATAAGTGTTATCTTTAGTCgcactaaaatatttttattgtcttTTTCAACATTATTTCCAAAGTAAAATGCAGGaagaaaacattaaataatCCCTATGTATAGTAgatcctttgaccaaaactgaaaaaaacaaaacagagtccAGCTGGTTTAGCATCAACAAAGTAGCACATGCTTTAGCACATGCAGATGCCAATCAATGGTTTCTTACTGGTTCTCATATTGATACACCGTTATGTACTGTTACTCTGTCGGAACAGGATATTGTAGAACATTTGTAATCATAAAGCATTTTAGACGGGAGAAAAGCCAGAGTCCATCTGAGTGTTAAAAACGGGCTTgagataaaaaaacaattaagacTTATTTGAGACCATTGGGCTTAATGAAACCGAGCCCATTATAGCCCAAAGCGTCGCATGCGAGAGGAAAATGGTCCCTGGTGAGTGGGGACTACAAGAGCGTGCACTTCAATTTTGCAGgcgttagtttttttttatatcactCACCaacacaaaagaaagaaacgtacGAAAATGGGTTAATAACTTGAAGTGAAAGCATCCTCCCGTGGGGAAAGACAGTACTAGAGGAGTATATAAAAGCACGAGTTCACATGAAGCACTTTGACACACAACCCACCGACTTCGCGTATAACAATATCATCACGTGAACTCACTAAATAGGTTCTGTGTGTTCTGTCATATTGTGTTCCCTCTCTGAATCAAACTCTTCCAAATTAGGGAATGGTGTAACCACCTTCATCCAATCATATCAAGACACGTCCTTGGTTTCATCCCCACTCatttctttctctctcctttTCCCTTTCAAATCTCaggattttttttgtgttcttgctCTGAATCATGAAACATTCTTCCATCATTGGTTTCATTTTCTGCGCCATTTATTCGCTCCACACCGCCTTCATACTTGTTTCTTCTTCAAACGGTACATACGATCCTAAGCAATATTATATACAAGACTTTTTTAGTGTGATAGATGTTTAATTGATCTTCATGTGCAGATGGACCTTTCTACGATTCTACTGCCTACACACAGGTTTTGAGCTCTGAAttgttacatatatttaatattgtaaATTAATTGCGGATATGTAGAAAGTATGCATAACATGTACTACTGattctgacaaaaaaaaatacaacggAAATGAGCAGTGTAGAGCAGAACCAGAGAAACCACTTTACAATGGAGGGATGCTGAAAGACGAAGAAGCTTCTGCGTCAGGCAGAGACACTCTCAGAAGCGTTGGTGCTCGCTACACACCAGCTTACATATTGCGTAATCTCACGCAAAACACCATCTATTGCTTCTCCAGTTAAGTATCTATCATTCCCCTTCTGATTTAAATAAACTCAATGAAACCATCATCTGATTGGTTTGAGACtactgatttaaaaaaaaaaaaacacagtttGGGTGAAGATAGAGGCTGGTTCTGCATCAGCAGATCGTGTAAGAGCAAAGTTGAGATCAGACAACGTCACATTAAACTGCGTAGGTTCTGTATCTGCAAAACAAGGTTGCTGGTCTTTCCTCAAAGGCGGCTTCCTTCTTGACTCTCCTTCCCAGCTATCCATCCTCTTCTTTGAGGTATATTCCAATTTCCAAATGCTCAAAAGATTTGGTTACATgatcaaaattaaatgtttgaaAAAATCCTAATAAAGCAGACATCAAACGACGATGGTAAAACTCAATTAGAAGTTGCGAGTCCATCTCTTCAGCCCTTCACGCAGGATCAATGGAAGAACAACCAAGATTACTTCATTAACACTGTAAACTCACCAACAAGACTTtctaacacaaaataaaaataagagaatATGAAAACTATAGAGCTCATTCTTTACGTGGACACCCTTTTTCAGGCGAGAAAAAGAGCAGTGACAATTCACGTGGCCGGAGAAAACGGAGAGAGCGTTGACGGAGCAGTGGTGAACGTGGAGCAGATCTCTAAAGACTTCCCCATTGGTTCAGCTATCTCCAAAACAATCCTTGGAAACATTCCTTACCAAGTAACTTCCCTAACAATTTAAGCAACGTTACATTATTATTACATCAGCTATGCTTCCATAACAATTCATGCAACGTTACGTTATTATTCGGTTTATTACGTAGGAGTGGTTCGTGAAGAGATTCGACGCGACGGTGTTCGAGAACGAGCTGAAATGGTACGCGACGGAGCCACATCAAGGCGAACTCAACTACACATTCGGCGATCAGATGATGAACTTCGTAAGGGCCAACAGGATCATCGCTCGTGGCCACAACATCTTCTGGGAAGATCCCAGATACACTCCCGGCTGGGTTCGCAATCTAACCGGGGAAGATCTCCGGTCCGCGGTTAACCAGCGTATCAGGAGCCTTATGACTCGTTACAGAGGAGAGTTCGTGCACTGGGACGTGAGCAACGAGATGCTCCACTTCGACTTCTACGAAAGCCGGCTGGGGGAAAACGCTTCGTACGGGTTCTTCGCGGCGGCGCGTGAGCTCGACTCGCTCGCGACTCTGTTTCTGAACGATTTCAACGTGGTGGAGACTTGCAGCGACGAGAGGTCGACTGTCGACGAGTACATCGCGAGGGTCAGGGAGCTCGAACGGTACGACGGAGGAGGTGTGGTGAGGATGGACGGAGTCGGGCTAGAGGGTCATTTCACGAGGCCTAACGTGGCGCTGATGAGAGCCAACCTCGACAAACTCGCCACGCTTGAGCTTCCAGTATGGCTCACTGAGATTGATATCAGCTCCACCCTCGATCACAGCACTCAGGTAAACATTCGCTGACGCTGACTTCCGGTTTAACTCGGTTTACATTTTGTTCTCATTTACATTTTACGGTTTAATTGACGCTATTTTGGATGCGAAGTGGTTACtagctaacaaaaaaaaaatatagttgatTCATGAGAACGAGTCATTTGCATTCTggtaataaattatatattttcgtaTCAGAACCATGGTTATAGTAGTGGAATGAACCATTCATCAGCACTTTGGTGATAAAACTACAagaatttttttcataatagcacaacaaataaactaaaatgtGTGTTGCAGGCGATTTATTTGGAGCAAGTGTTACGTGAAGGATTCTCCCACCCATCGGTGAAGGGTATAATTCTATGGACCGCACTTCACCCTAATGGCTGTTACCAAATGTGCCTCACAGACGATAAGTTCCGTAACCTTCCTGCCGGAGACGTGGTGGATCAAAAGCTTCTAGAATGGACTACCGGTGAAGTTAAGGCAAAGACGGACGACCATGGTTCCTTCAGCTTCTTGGGATTTTTGGGAGAGTATAAAGTCAGCATCATATACGAGGGCAAAACGGTGAATTCGTCTTTCTCGCTGTCTCGAGACCCCGAGACCAAACATGTCAGGCTCCGAATCTAACGTGTGTTTATGTGTTAAGATGCACTGCTAGTCTTATATGGTCGATAGATACACTTAAAGTCTAGGAATCTCTATAAATGAATTTAAACTAAATGTACTGGTGTTAGTGGAGACACAAGTGACAACAGCTCAATAAAGGACATGAAGTGAGACACTACTTTGCTCTGTGGCGTGGGAaaacttctataaatttattatagaaATTTCTGACATACGGAGACATCAAATCAGTGGAATCgtcaaaaagtaaataaaaaagataagtGGCATGATTCAAATCACACTGCAAATGAACTGTGAGGTCCAGCTTGGGTCTGGCAACATTATCATATAGACTTATTAACTCTCTAAGATTTAAGTAGGCCAACAACCAACACAATAAATGTCGATTTCAATTAACGGTTGGTTACTTAATCTTTGGCGCTTTAGATCTAAAACTAAACCCACTTGAGATGATTAAATGATCACAAAACATATCTCACAATGTCGAACATGAAACAAACAGTCTTCAAAGACAGATGAAGCAAGAACAGACTCACACACAAAGTTCCAATACAAAAACAACCTAAAACCCCAAATTGTAGCAGTCCTacttgagagaaaaaaaaactgattatCAACAAAAGACAGTCTAACATTAAACAAATGCAAATGCAAGGGAAAGTCAAAGATGATGATGCTACGAGAAAATAAACGGAAACACAAAGGTAAATCCAGCGAGTAGCACTGCTAGTGAAGTGCCGGCTAATCTGCTCGAGTCTCCCATGGCCAAACCAGCCATCCATGATCCGTCTTGTAACATCGTCTCTCCCTGCGACCCGGTTCCCTGAGACCCATACGCATAACCCTGACCTTGACCTTGAGCTTGTTGTTGACCCTGACCTTGAGACTGTTGTTGACCTTGACCTGAGTAACCCGTATCCGAACCGGGAACGGGGTCGGAGCCTTGTGAGGTCGCCGACGAGTCTGATACCGGCGTGGGGTAGCTTGTTGATTTCTGACTGCttaacataaacaataaaaaaaccaACACTAATCAGTAAACTTATAATTTTCAGATAATGCAACTTGCGTTTTCAAAAAAGTTTGGAATTTTCTGCAACATTTGCTATAAACTTTCTCGTGAAAATTCATCGTTATTGACAAAACAAAGAGAATCTTTCTGCCTTTACAAACGGTGGTTTatgaaaagaagagaaacaaactTCAGCTTTtacattaaaaaggaaaaacatgCACCCAAAATCATtcattaaacaaaaagaaagaaagtataTCCTAAGTTTAATTATTACGAAACCTCATTAAACAGACAAAAGttacaattttttcaaaaacagaacCCACAAATTGTGGAAAACAAAGaataatactattaattttcttttttgaactaTAGTGAGAAAATCGAGGGCATTTACCTCGGGGAAGAAGGGCAAAACGTCACCGTATAATCACCACCGGCGCAAGTGAAAGTGCTCGTAGCATCGTCGTAAGCATAACTGTAGGAGCGAGGACACGCCGCTTTGAACATCTCCGAGTAAACCGAAGGCCTACAAGTAGACGGCGTTGCGTACGCGCCGCTGCAGCAGTACTCAGGACTCCGAAACGCCTCGCACGCGCTTCTACACGCGTCACCGTCGCCGGAGCGAAGTTCGGCGGGACACTGGAGGTTAAGGTCGGAAGTGCAGCCCGTGGAAGCGCACTGCCCGGATCCACCGGCGACTTCGACGATCATCGGAAGGTTGTAACCGTCGACGAGGCTGACGTCGTAAAAGTCGTCTCC from Raphanus sativus cultivar WK10039 chromosome 8, ASM80110v3, whole genome shotgun sequence includes:
- the LOC130498722 gene encoding thaumatin-like protein 1 isoform X2, encoding MDLSSLRSSSSLTLSFIVLLLASTGSYGSTFTFANRCGFTVWPGILANAGSPTLSTTGFELPKGTSRSLQAPTGWSGRFWARTGCTFDGSGSGTCKTGDCGSNQVECVGLGAAPPVTLAEFTLGTGGDDFYDVSLVDGYNLPMIVEVAGGSGQCASTGCTSDLNLQCPAELRSGDGDACRSACEAFRSPEYCCSGAYATPSTCRPSVYSEMFKAACPRSYSYAYDDATSTFTCAGGDYTVTFCPSSPSQKSTSYPTPVSDSSATSQGSDPVPGSDTGYSGQGQQQSQGQGQQQAQGQGQGYAYGSQGTGSQGETMLQDGSWMAGLAMGDSSRLAGTSLAVLLAGFTFVFPFIFS
- the LOC130498721 gene encoding uncharacterized protein LOC130498721, with translation MAADDGDPTKFAAIYDPSSPLLSKPSTSSALDSPRRSDPESDPTQFLQISYNFGPRPFKDITFLLLFDLFVFSTFGLGVFSIFHRNTDYGNPSSFTYDLSSSSCVKVSTSVSNGFWASDPVFEKDLIWTLVVTLVLSAPFCFLLLLLLKHYTKQIVYACLPLFVLFPVFFNLYWFVACTLSSSCSDALPLPYRIFILVFVFLIVGILVWIIVANWHRIELTIQIIGVASDALSENLKLFVVLPFLILGLVVYYAPIVVFLVFARFNGEFVPKEVDGGGGGYFCEWKEDSWVPAYYALAVLTMIWSLAVMVEMQVYVISGAIAQWYFSKDDSLPKKCIRSSLRNAFGQSFGTICLSGILIGVVRVVRAIVDNAREENTQGMVNFVLRCCANALLGAFDYLNKFTINFAAITGESYCTSAKMTYELLRRNLLSAVFVETVSTRILTGIVFVLSAAYAVATWVVLRGVSSLGVDSYLVAILAWLLLTVVLAFFVHVLDNVIDTIYVCYAIDRDKGDVCKQEVHEVYVHLPISRSSRSALIPNALNP
- the LOC130498722 gene encoding thaumatin-like protein 1 isoform X1, which gives rise to MDLSSLRSSSSLTLSFIVLLLASTGSYGSTFTFANRCGFTVWPGILANAGSPTLSTTGFELPKGTSRSLQAPTGWSGRFWARTGCTFDGSGSGTCKTGDCGSNQVECVGLGAAPPVTLAEFTLGTGGDDFYDVSLVDGYNLPMIVEVAGGSGQCASTGCTSDLNLQCPAELRSGDGDACRSACEAFRSPEYCCSGAYATPSTCRPSVYSEMFKAACPRSYSYAYDDATSTFTCAGGDYTVTFCPSSPSSQKSTSYPTPVSDSSATSQGSDPVPGSDTGYSGQGQQQSQGQGQQQAQGQGQGYAYGSQGTGSQGETMLQDGSWMAGLAMGDSSRLAGTSLAVLLAGFTFVFPFIFS
- the LOC108819248 gene encoding endo-1,4-beta-xylanase 5, which produces MKHSSIIGFIFCAIYSLHTAFILVSSSNDGPFYDSTAYTQCRAEPEKPLYNGGMLKDEEASASGRDTLRSVGARYTPAYILRNLTQNTIYCFSIWVKIEAGSASADRVRAKLRSDNVTLNCVGSVSAKQGCWSFLKGGFLLDSPSQLSILFFETSNDDGKTQLEVASPSLQPFTQDQWKNNQDYFINTARKRAVTIHVAGENGESVDGAVVNVEQISKDFPIGSAISKTILGNIPYQEWFVKRFDATVFENELKWYATEPHQGELNYTFGDQMMNFVRANRIIARGHNIFWEDPRYTPGWVRNLTGEDLRSAVNQRIRSLMTRYRGEFVHWDVSNEMLHFDFYESRLGENASYGFFAAARELDSLATLFLNDFNVVETCSDERSTVDEYIARVRELERYDGGGVVRMDGVGLEGHFTRPNVALMRANLDKLATLELPVWLTEIDISSTLDHSTQAIYLEQVLREGFSHPSVKGIILWTALHPNGCYQMCLTDDKFRNLPAGDVVDQKLLEWTTGEVKAKTDDHGSFSFLGFLGEYKVSIIYEGKTVNSSFSLSRDPETKHVRLRI